The genomic stretch GACCTACGCCTGCCTGGCCCCGGAGATGAAGGTCGTCGCTCCCTGGCGCGAGTGGGACATCCGCTCCCGCGAGGACGCGTTGGACTACGCGGCACTGCACGGCGTCCCCGTGGCGGCCACGCGCGAGAAGATCTACTCCCGCGACCGCAACATCTGGCACGTCTCCCACGAGGGCGGCCCGCTGGAGGACCCGGCCTTCGAGCCGCAGGAGGACATGTTCCTGCTGACGCGGTCCCCCGAGGACGCGCCGAACCGGGCCGAGTACGTCACCATCGGCTTCGAGCGGGGCTACCCCGTCTCGGTGGACGGCGAGGCGCTGGGCGCCGTGGCGCTGCTGGAGCGGCTGAACGAGGTCGGCGGGCTGCACGGGATCGGCCGGATCGACCTGGTGGAGGACCGGCTGGTGGGGATGAAGTCGCGCGGGATCTACGAGACCCCCGGCGGCACCCTGCTCTACGCCGCCCACTCGGAGCTGGAGCAGCTCGTGCTGGACCGCCGCACGCTCGCGCTCAAGGACGCCGTCGCCCCCCGCTACGCGGACCTGGTGTACGAGGGCCGCTGGTGGACCACGGAGCGCGCCGCGATGGACGCGCTGGTGGACGTGACGCAGGAGCGCGTCACCGGCGAGGTGCGCCTCAAGCTGTACAAGGGCAACCTCACGGTGGCGGGCCGCACCTCGGCCTTCTCGCTGTACGACGAGCGCTTCGTCACCTTCGG from Longimicrobiaceae bacterium encodes the following:
- a CDS encoding argininosuccinate synthase, with the translated sequence MSKETIVLAYSGGLDTSIIVPWLKENYAAEVVCVAADVGQGEELDGLVAKALASGARECHVEDLREEFLTEYVWPTLRSGAVYGRKYLLGTSMARPIIAKRQVEVAKQVGAATLAHGCTGKGNDQVRFELTYACLAPEMKVVAPWREWDIRSREDALDYAALHGVPVAATREKIYSRDRNIWHVSHEGGPLEDPAFEPQEDMFLLTRSPEDAPNRAEYVTIGFERGYPVSVDGEALGAVALLERLNEVGGLHGIGRIDLVEDRLVGMKSRGIYETPGGTLLYAAHSELEQLVLDRRTLALKDAVAPRYADLVYEGRWWTTERAAMDALVDVTQERVTGEVRLKLYKGNLTVAGRTSAFSLYDERFVTFGEDDVYDQADAAGFIRLYGLPMRVAALKAVQSAPALVPMLTDVAAD